The genomic interval CGGCGGCGGCGAAGCGGCTCGGGATGGACAAGTCGAGGGTGAGCCGCTCCATCCGGGCGCTGGAGGAGACGCTGGGGACGCCGCTGCTCCTCCGGACGACACGGGTGGTGAGGTTGACGGCGGAGGGCGCGGCGCTCGCGGCCCGGGTGGCACCGTTACTGGGAGAGTTGGAGCAGGCGCTCCGGCTGGTGCCGGATCAGCGCTCGGCGCCGGAGGGGGAGGTGGTGGTGACGGCGACGCCCGACGTGGGGAGGGCCCTGCTCGCGCCCGTGCTGGCGGCCTTCCGCGTGCAGTACCCGGCGGTGCGGGTCCGGGTCCGGCTGGAACAGGCACTGGTGGACCTCGTGCGGGACGAGGTGGATCTCGCGCTACGTGTGGGGCGGCCGGGGCCGGGTTCGGTGGTGGCGCGGAAGCTGGGGGAGCTGACGGCCGGTTTCTTCGCGGCCCCCGCGTACCTCGAGCGCCGGGGCGTGCCAACGAGCCTCGAAGCCCTCGCGGCGCATGAAGGGCTGTGGCCCGTGCCCGACCCCGGGCAGCGCTCGTTCTCGGTGCGTCCGCTGGGACGGAAGCCCGTGCCGGCGGCCGTGGACTGTGAGGACTTCGGACTGCTCGTGGCAGTGGCTCGCGCGGGTGGGGGTGTGGCGGTGCTGCCAACGTTCCTCGCGAATCAGGATGTGGCAGCGGGCTCGCTCATGCGGGTACTGCCCTCGGTGAACCTCGCTGGTGCACCGCTGTTCCTCGTGTCCCGCCCTTCCAGGTCATTGCCTCCCCGAGTGACCGCGCTGCGGATGTTCCTGCTGGAGCGGCTTCGCGTCACGTGAGCCCCGGGCTGAGCCCGGTGGACTGCGCAGCGAAGACAACCAAGAGACCCCTGGCCGTACGCCGCCCTGGCACGCGTGTCCGTGCTGGTGGCGAAGCGGGAGTCGCTGGAGGCCGTGCCATGGGTGCCGGATGCCGCTGCCTGTTCGCCGCTAGAAAGTA from Archangium lipolyticum carries:
- a CDS encoding LysR family transcriptional regulator → MDLNLLRTFEAVARTGNFTAAAKRLGMDKSRVSRSIRALEETLGTPLLLRTTRVVRLTAEGAALAARVAPLLGELEQALRLVPDQRSAPEGEVVVTATPDVGRALLAPVLAAFRVQYPAVRVRVRLEQALVDLVRDEVDLALRVGRPGPGSVVARKLGELTAGFFAAPAYLERRGVPTSLEALAAHEGLWPVPDPGQRSFSVRPLGRKPVPAAVDCEDFGLLVAVARAGGGVAVLPTFLANQDVAAGSLMRVLPSVNLAGAPLFLVSRPSRSLPPRVTALRMFLLERLRVT